One window of Arthrobacter oryzae genomic DNA carries:
- the hemW gene encoding radical SAM family heme chaperone HemW, translating into MPSVLPLGDPAPSDGLLPEQAADGAAQRGFGLYVHIPFCAVRCGYCDFNTYTATELGGGASQDAYASTAITEVEFAARALQASGLPARQLGTVFFGGGTPTLLPAEDLARILTASIAQWGLAPGAEVTTEANPDSVTPESLQLLADAGFTRVSFGMQSAVPHVLKVLDRTHTPSRVPQVVQWARDAGLAVSLDLIYGTPGESLEDWRFSLETALSYGPDHISAYALIVEDGTKLAAQIRRGEVPGIDDDDHAAKYELADELITAAGLDWYEVSNWARTPEQACRHNLAYWRGDDWWGIGPGAHSHVGGVRWWNVKHPTAYAGRLAAGASPAAGRETLDAETRNVERVMLEARLSSGLEVSELGTSGRHAVAGLIADGLVDPAAAFRGRLVLTLKGRLLADAVVRRILPD; encoded by the coding sequence GTGCCTAGCGTTTTACCGCTGGGCGACCCGGCGCCGTCGGACGGCCTGCTTCCCGAGCAGGCCGCCGACGGAGCTGCGCAGCGGGGATTCGGACTCTACGTCCACATTCCCTTCTGTGCCGTCCGCTGCGGCTACTGCGACTTCAACACCTACACCGCGACCGAGCTCGGCGGCGGGGCATCGCAGGACGCCTACGCCTCCACGGCCATCACCGAGGTGGAGTTCGCCGCCAGGGCGCTGCAAGCCAGCGGACTGCCTGCCCGGCAGCTTGGCACCGTCTTTTTCGGCGGCGGCACGCCCACACTGCTGCCCGCGGAGGACCTGGCCCGCATCCTCACCGCCTCAATAGCGCAATGGGGGCTGGCGCCCGGGGCCGAAGTCACCACCGAAGCCAACCCTGATTCAGTCACACCCGAGTCGCTGCAGCTGCTGGCTGATGCCGGCTTCACCCGCGTTTCCTTCGGGATGCAGTCCGCAGTCCCGCACGTTCTGAAGGTGCTCGACCGCACCCACACGCCCAGCAGGGTGCCGCAGGTGGTGCAGTGGGCACGTGACGCCGGCCTCGCGGTCAGCCTGGACCTCATCTACGGCACGCCTGGCGAGTCCCTCGAGGACTGGCGGTTTTCGCTCGAAACCGCCTTGTCGTACGGGCCCGACCACATCAGCGCCTACGCCCTGATCGTGGAGGACGGCACCAAGCTGGCCGCCCAGATCCGCCGGGGCGAAGTTCCCGGAATCGACGACGACGACCACGCGGCCAAGTACGAACTCGCCGACGAACTCATCACCGCCGCCGGCCTGGACTGGTACGAGGTCAGTAACTGGGCCCGCACGCCGGAGCAGGCGTGCCGGCACAATCTGGCGTACTGGCGCGGGGACGACTGGTGGGGCATCGGCCCAGGGGCTCACTCACACGTCGGCGGAGTCCGCTGGTGGAACGTGAAGCACCCCACCGCCTACGCGGGCAGGCTCGCCGCCGGGGCATCGCCGGCAGCCGGCAGGGAAACGCTCGACGCCGAGACCCGGAACGTCGAGCGCGTGATGCTGGAGGCCAGGCTGAGCAGCGGACTCGAGGTGTCCGAGCTGGGAACCTCCGGACGGCACGCCGTCGCCGGGCTGATCGCGGATGGCCTGGTGGATCCCGCAGCGGCCTTCCGGGGCCGGCTTGTCCTCACCCTGAAGGGGCGGCTCCTCGCGGACGCCGTGGTCAGAAGGATCCTGCCCGACTAA
- the rpsT gene encoding 30S ribosomal protein S20, which yields MANIKSQKKRILTNEKARLRNNAVKSELKTAIRAVNTAVESTDKDAAAAALVAASRKLDKAVSKGVLHKNNAANRKSAISKKVNAL from the coding sequence GTGGCTAATATCAAGTCCCAGAAGAAGCGCATCCTCACCAACGAGAAGGCTCGCCTGCGTAACAACGCAGTCAAGTCCGAGCTGAAGACGGCCATCCGCGCCGTCAACACTGCCGTTGAGTCCACCGACAAGGATGCCGCTGCTGCTGCGCTGGTTGCTGCAAGCCGTAAGCTGGATAAGGCTGTCAGCAAGGGCGTTCTTCACAAGAACAACGCTGCAAACCGCAAGTCGGCGATCTCCAAGAAGGTCAACGCACTCTAA
- the lepA gene encoding translation elongation factor 4 — protein MSPMARTAPVPAATDPAIIRNFCIIAHIDHGKSTLADRMLQYTGVVQSRDMKAQYLDRMDIERERGITIKSQAVRMPWEVEGTSYALNMIDTPGHVDFTYEVSRSLAACEGAVLLVDAAQGIEAQTLANLYLAMENNLTIIPVLNKIDLPAAQPEKYAEELASLIGGDPDDVLRVSGKTGMGVEVLLDKIVRDLPAPVGDPNAPARAMIFDSVYDTYRGVVTYVRVVDGMLHPRERIQMMSTRATHELLEIGVSSPEPTPSKGLGVGEVGYLITGVKDVRLSKVGDTVTNLAKPAAESLPGYADAKPMVFSGLYPLDGTDYPVLRDALEKLMLNDAALVYEPETSAALGFGFRVGFLGLLHLEITRERLEREYKLDLISTAPNVEYEVTLEDKKVVHVTNPSEYPTGKIAEVREPMVSATILAPNEFVGAIMELCQSRRGVMGGMDYLSEDRVEIRYRLPLAEIVFDFFDILKSKTRGYGSLDWKADGDQVADLVKVDIMLQGEQVDAFSAITHRDKAYAYGVMMTTKLRELIPRQQFEVPIQAAIGSRIIARESIRAIRKDVLAKCYGGDITRKRKLLEKQKEGKKRMKMVGRVEVPQEAFIAALTTDESKDKAKK, from the coding sequence GTGTCTCCCATGGCCCGCACCGCCCCGGTGCCCGCCGCAACAGATCCGGCCATCATCCGGAACTTCTGCATCATTGCGCACATTGACCACGGTAAGTCCACTCTGGCCGACCGCATGCTGCAGTACACCGGCGTCGTTCAGTCCCGCGACATGAAGGCCCAGTATCTGGACCGCATGGATATCGAACGTGAGCGCGGCATCACCATCAAGTCCCAGGCTGTCCGCATGCCATGGGAAGTTGAAGGCACCAGCTATGCGCTGAACATGATCGACACTCCCGGGCACGTTGACTTCACCTATGAGGTCTCCCGCTCGCTTGCCGCCTGCGAAGGTGCAGTGCTGCTTGTTGACGCGGCCCAGGGCATCGAGGCACAGACCCTCGCCAATCTGTACCTGGCGATGGAGAACAACCTCACCATCATTCCGGTCCTTAACAAGATCGACCTCCCTGCCGCCCAGCCCGAGAAGTACGCGGAGGAACTTGCCAGCCTGATCGGCGGAGACCCCGACGACGTGCTGCGTGTCTCCGGCAAGACGGGCATGGGAGTCGAGGTCTTGTTGGACAAGATCGTCCGCGACCTGCCGGCCCCCGTGGGTGACCCGAACGCGCCCGCCCGCGCCATGATCTTTGACTCGGTCTACGACACGTACCGCGGTGTTGTCACGTACGTCCGCGTGGTCGACGGCATGCTGCACCCTCGCGAACGCATCCAGATGATGTCCACCCGCGCCACTCACGAACTCCTTGAGATCGGTGTCAGTTCCCCGGAGCCCACGCCTTCCAAGGGCCTCGGGGTCGGCGAAGTGGGCTACCTCATCACGGGCGTGAAGGATGTCCGCCTGTCCAAGGTGGGCGACACTGTCACCAACCTTGCCAAGCCTGCCGCGGAATCCCTCCCGGGTTACGCAGACGCGAAGCCCATGGTCTTCTCCGGTCTGTATCCGCTGGACGGCACGGACTACCCGGTGCTCCGCGATGCGCTGGAGAAGCTGATGCTCAACGACGCCGCGCTGGTGTACGAACCGGAGACCTCGGCCGCGCTGGGCTTCGGCTTCCGAGTCGGCTTCCTTGGCCTGCTTCACCTGGAAATCACCCGTGAACGCCTCGAACGCGAGTACAAGCTGGACCTGATTTCCACCGCACCCAACGTGGAATATGAGGTGACCCTGGAGGACAAGAAGGTTGTCCATGTCACCAACCCCAGTGAATACCCCACCGGCAAGATCGCCGAGGTCCGGGAGCCGATGGTGTCCGCCACCATCCTCGCGCCGAACGAGTTCGTCGGGGCGATCATGGAGCTGTGCCAGAGCCGCCGCGGCGTGATGGGCGGCATGGACTACCTTTCCGAGGACCGGGTGGAAATCCGGTACCGCCTGCCGCTGGCCGAAATCGTCTTCGACTTCTTCGACATCCTCAAGTCCAAGACCCGTGGTTACGGCTCACTGGACTGGAAGGCCGACGGCGACCAGGTTGCTGACCTTGTGAAGGTTGACATCATGCTCCAGGGTGAACAGGTGGACGCCTTCAGCGCCATCACCCACCGGGACAAGGCCTATGCCTACGGGGTGATGATGACCACCAAGCTGCGTGAGCTCATTCCCCGGCAGCAGTTCGAGGTGCCCATCCAAGCGGCCATCGGTTCCCGGATCATCGCCCGTGAAAGCATCCGCGCCATCCGCAAGGATGTCCTTGCCAAGTGCTACGGCGGTGACATCACCCGTAAGCGCAAACTTCTGGAAAAGCAGAAGGAAGGCAAGAAGCGCATGAAGATGGTGGGCCGTGTGGAAGTGCCTCAGGAAGCCTTCATCGCAGCGCTCACCACGGACGAATCCAAGGACAAGGCCAAGAAGTAG
- a CDS encoding ComEA family DNA-binding protein, whose protein sequence is MSRRNAEARAPAAATRARLRLTASLSPAGTGEDHNAGDDGNAAGTGKTGLTGLLQQVAGPAGSQPFTYDGGAQPAPGGIDASSGHGTLAPANFRWRTGLRVAVVLGILSLLLGGWFWWDVAVSRPRVVPLSDVSSPEARGQPEAGPGAEPPAESGGPAAEEARDAASGAKIVVHVAGAVNRAGVVELPPGSRIHEAIAAAGGSGPGADLNRLNLAALLTDGQKIHVPQLGDPVDSPGTAASETGPGGGGSGTGAGEPGADSAKIDLNTATVEELGALPRVGPVLAQRIVDWRKEHGRFSSVEELDAVDGVGPKMLETLLPLVRIS, encoded by the coding sequence ATGTCACGCCGGAACGCGGAAGCGCGAGCACCTGCCGCGGCCACCCGTGCACGGCTGCGGCTGACGGCTTCCCTCAGCCCGGCAGGCACCGGTGAGGACCATAATGCCGGTGACGACGGCAATGCGGCGGGGACGGGCAAAACGGGGTTGACGGGACTCTTGCAGCAGGTGGCCGGACCTGCCGGGAGTCAGCCCTTTACTTACGACGGCGGTGCGCAGCCGGCTCCGGGAGGCATCGACGCGTCTTCCGGCCACGGGACCCTGGCCCCGGCGAACTTCAGATGGCGTACAGGGCTGCGCGTTGCGGTAGTGCTGGGCATCCTGAGTCTCCTGCTGGGCGGCTGGTTCTGGTGGGACGTTGCAGTCAGCCGTCCCCGCGTGGTGCCCCTGAGCGACGTCAGCAGCCCGGAGGCGCGCGGGCAGCCGGAAGCAGGGCCGGGCGCCGAGCCGCCCGCGGAGTCCGGTGGCCCGGCAGCGGAGGAGGCCAGGGATGCCGCATCCGGTGCGAAGATCGTGGTCCACGTCGCGGGGGCGGTGAACAGGGCAGGCGTGGTGGAACTGCCGCCGGGGAGCAGGATCCACGAGGCGATCGCCGCGGCGGGTGGCAGCGGGCCCGGAGCGGACCTCAACCGCTTGAACCTGGCTGCTCTCCTGACCGACGGCCAGAAGATCCATGTTCCGCAGCTCGGCGATCCGGTGGATTCCCCCGGGACTGCAGCCAGCGAAACCGGGCCCGGCGGAGGCGGGTCCGGAACAGGGGCCGGCGAACCCGGAGCGGACAGTGCCAAAATCGATCTGAACACGGCAACCGTGGAGGAACTGGGGGCACTGCCCCGGGTGGGACCCGTCCTGGCCCAGCGCATCGTGGACTGGCGCAAGGAACATGGGCGGTTCAGTTCGGTTGAAGAACTCGACGCCGTGGACGGCGTAGGGCCCAAGATGCTGGAAACGCTGCTGCCACTCGTGCGGATTTCCTGA
- the holA gene encoding DNA polymerase III subunit delta: protein MAAAQKARSKPATSATATWRDVTPALVVLIGGPEEYLGIRAMDRIRSQVRAARPDVEITRLNAGSYEPGSLAMNVSPSLFGESKLIEVESAEAMNDAFLADALKYLADPEPDAVLVVRHGGGVRGKKLLDAIKAAGWPVVDCQPLKKDADKSAFVTAEFRAASRRIEPEAVHALVNAVGANLSELAAACSQLIADAATAVDTDMVDRYYGGRIEATAFKVADAALAGNAPLALSTLRHALATGADPVPLVAALAAKLRTVAKVAGAQGSSAQIARQLGMQPWLVEQAQRDVRRWTPDGLVRSIQVTAEADAQVKGLSRDPVYAVEHAVTVIATSVRRN from the coding sequence GTGGCCGCTGCGCAAAAAGCACGATCCAAGCCGGCGACGTCGGCGACGGCCACCTGGCGTGACGTAACCCCCGCCCTTGTGGTGCTGATCGGCGGGCCCGAAGAGTATCTCGGCATCCGCGCCATGGACCGCATCAGATCACAGGTCCGTGCGGCCCGCCCCGATGTTGAAATTACCAGGCTCAACGCGGGCAGCTACGAACCCGGCTCCCTCGCCATGAACGTCAGCCCGTCGCTGTTCGGGGAATCCAAGCTGATCGAGGTGGAGTCCGCGGAAGCGATGAACGACGCTTTCCTGGCGGACGCCCTCAAGTACCTGGCAGACCCCGAACCGGACGCCGTCCTGGTGGTCCGCCACGGCGGGGGCGTCCGGGGCAAGAAGCTGCTCGATGCTATTAAGGCGGCCGGTTGGCCGGTGGTCGATTGCCAGCCGCTGAAGAAGGATGCGGACAAATCAGCGTTCGTCACAGCCGAATTCAGGGCCGCCTCCCGCCGCATCGAGCCGGAAGCCGTCCATGCCCTGGTCAATGCGGTGGGAGCCAACCTTTCGGAACTCGCGGCCGCCTGCAGCCAGCTCATCGCCGACGCTGCCACAGCCGTTGATACCGACATGGTGGACCGCTACTACGGCGGCCGGATCGAGGCGACAGCCTTCAAGGTCGCCGATGCCGCGCTGGCAGGCAACGCCCCGCTTGCACTCTCCACTCTGCGCCACGCCCTGGCGACGGGCGCGGACCCCGTTCCGCTGGTGGCTGCCCTGGCCGCCAAACTTCGCACCGTGGCGAAAGTTGCCGGCGCGCAGGGATCCTCTGCCCAGATCGCGCGGCAGCTGGGCATGCAGCCGTGGTTGGTGGAACAGGCGCAGCGGGACGTCCGCCGCTGGACTCCGGACGGCCTGGTCCGCTCCATCCAGGTAACTGCCGAGGCGGACGCGCAGGTCAAGGGCCTGTCCCGGGATCCGGTGTATGCGGTGGAGCACGCTGTCACCGTCATCGCCACGTCGGTCCGCCGCAACTAG
- a CDS encoding type II toxin-antitoxin system PemK/MazF family toxin, with the protein MAFNLRSLGRAVRTALRLLEGRPAAPGPRTGTRPAPARTTPTRSTQPRDAVAGINGNYPGDFRGTATIKYAPSPNGKPEPGEVVWTWVPYEEDHSQGKDRPVLLIGSRGYFLLGLMLTSKDHDRDRRDDANYVDIGTGSWDRQRRPSEAKLDRIIQISPDDIRREGAVLDRKRFDTVSTVLRELHGWK; encoded by the coding sequence ATGGCTTTCAACCTCCGCTCCCTCGGCAGGGCTGTCCGCACCGCCCTGCGCCTTCTGGAAGGGCGCCCCGCAGCCCCTGGCCCACGCACCGGAACCCGCCCGGCGCCCGCCCGAACAACACCCACGCGGTCCACACAGCCGCGCGACGCCGTCGCCGGTATCAACGGAAACTACCCGGGCGACTTTAGGGGCACCGCGACTATCAAGTACGCCCCCTCCCCCAACGGCAAACCGGAACCGGGCGAAGTCGTGTGGACATGGGTCCCCTATGAAGAGGACCACTCCCAGGGCAAGGACCGGCCGGTCCTCCTGATCGGCAGCCGCGGGTACTTTCTGCTGGGACTGATGCTCACCAGCAAGGACCACGACCGGGACCGCCGCGATGACGCGAACTACGTGGATATCGGCACAGGCAGCTGGGACCGGCAGCGCCGGCCCAGCGAAGCCAAGCTGGACCGCATCATCCAGATCAGCCCGGATGACATCCGCCGGGAAGGCGCAGTCCTGGACCGGAAGCGCTTCGACACCGTCTCGACCGTACTTCGCGAGCTCCACGGCTGGAAATAA
- a CDS encoding ComEC/Rec2 family competence protein, with protein MGRPSPWHRFVEAAVRGEQHAAQPLPPDATRDSMAAAQAGPAVRAAGIKGILPRTSTGLRGMLAGRLLPRPEEKAGSSRKAAASGTADRPRRRTDLRLAPPVLLAWAAAVAGVWLPLPALSVLIGGFLLAAAVLLVAIRRRRVRAPGSGPAARSFLTTLAVGLLLSAAVASHSAIAASQKHDGPVAGAVRAGAAVVVEAEITGTPRQLKVPGRAGSGRWAVQATAFGIIAKGALIRGEARLLIVGGAEWQHVVPGERIRTTGKLRPAEDGQTQAGTLSATTGPATTVAASVLQEGPGVLRSGFAAAAEWIGGDARGLLPGMVTGDTTFLDEQLESAMKTVGMTHLTAVSGANCSLILGALLLAARTVRLPRASAAAAALAGLALFVLMVGPDASVLRAALMGAIGLVSLSGGRTGRGLSFLSLAVIGLLMADPALGTSFSFLLSVLATLGIVVAGPRMMEWLPPVVPRWLAAGLAVPLSAQLFCGPVIVLLQPQFSSYALLANMVAAPLVAPVTILGTAAVPVVPFAPWIAAVPIAVAGVFSAGVAGVARFFAALPGAALPWPEGVFGAATMASFSACTMVLLWTVLHPRTVWRLVLAAHQKTIDLLELWLPMAGLDERRCHGSLRGINPMSGRNQEWPLRKKHDPSRRRRRRPPGVT; from the coding sequence ATGGGCAGGCCCAGCCCGTGGCACCGTTTCGTCGAAGCCGCAGTCCGGGGTGAGCAGCACGCAGCCCAACCGCTGCCACCGGACGCTACCCGGGACTCGATGGCTGCAGCCCAGGCGGGACCGGCAGTCCGCGCCGCCGGGATCAAGGGCATCCTTCCGCGGACGTCGACAGGATTGCGCGGAATGCTCGCCGGCCGGCTGCTTCCGAGGCCCGAGGAAAAGGCGGGCAGCTCGCGAAAGGCCGCTGCGTCCGGAACGGCCGACAGGCCGCGGCGCCGGACCGACCTGCGGTTGGCGCCTCCCGTCCTCCTCGCCTGGGCGGCCGCCGTCGCGGGCGTCTGGTTGCCGCTGCCGGCTCTCAGTGTCCTGATCGGGGGATTTCTCCTGGCGGCCGCGGTGCTGCTCGTTGCGATCCGCCGCAGGCGCGTCCGCGCCCCCGGGTCCGGGCCGGCCGCACGCAGTTTCCTGACGACCCTCGCTGTCGGTCTGCTGCTGTCGGCAGCGGTCGCGTCCCATTCGGCGATTGCCGCCTCGCAGAAGCATGACGGGCCTGTGGCCGGTGCCGTGAGGGCCGGCGCTGCCGTGGTGGTTGAGGCGGAAATCACCGGGACTCCGCGCCAGCTCAAGGTTCCCGGCCGGGCCGGGTCGGGCCGGTGGGCGGTCCAGGCCACGGCGTTCGGGATCATTGCCAAGGGCGCCCTTATCAGGGGCGAGGCCCGCCTGCTGATTGTGGGCGGAGCAGAGTGGCAGCACGTGGTCCCCGGCGAGCGGATCCGGACGACGGGAAAGCTGAGGCCGGCCGAAGACGGCCAAACGCAGGCGGGCACCCTGTCAGCCACCACGGGCCCGGCCACCACGGTTGCTGCCTCGGTGTTGCAGGAGGGGCCCGGCGTCCTGCGTAGCGGGTTCGCTGCCGCAGCGGAATGGATCGGCGGGGATGCCCGCGGCCTGCTGCCGGGAATGGTCACGGGTGACACGACCTTCCTCGATGAACAGCTCGAAAGTGCCATGAAAACCGTGGGAATGACCCACTTGACGGCTGTCAGCGGGGCAAACTGCAGCCTCATCCTGGGGGCTCTCCTGCTGGCAGCCCGGACTGTTCGCCTACCGAGGGCTTCCGCTGCCGCAGCCGCCCTCGCCGGCCTGGCACTGTTCGTCCTGATGGTGGGCCCGGACGCCAGCGTCCTCCGCGCCGCGCTCATGGGAGCGATCGGACTGGTGTCCCTGTCCGGGGGCCGGACCGGACGCGGACTCAGTTTCCTCAGCCTCGCGGTGATCGGACTCCTCATGGCGGATCCGGCACTGGGGACCAGTTTCAGCTTCCTCCTGTCCGTTCTGGCAACGCTCGGCATCGTGGTTGCCGGCCCGCGGATGATGGAATGGCTGCCGCCCGTTGTTCCGCGCTGGCTGGCCGCCGGCCTGGCCGTTCCGCTCTCCGCACAGCTCTTCTGCGGCCCGGTGATAGTCCTGTTGCAGCCGCAGTTCTCGTCCTACGCACTGCTGGCAAACATGGTGGCTGCGCCGCTGGTGGCACCGGTCACCATCCTCGGCACCGCCGCAGTCCCGGTGGTGCCATTTGCCCCGTGGATAGCTGCCGTTCCCATCGCGGTGGCGGGGGTCTTCTCTGCCGGAGTTGCCGGCGTTGCCAGGTTTTTCGCTGCCCTCCCCGGGGCCGCCCTGCCGTGGCCGGAGGGGGTATTCGGCGCAGCCACCATGGCATCATTCTCGGCCTGCACCATGGTCTTGCTCTGGACCGTTCTGCACCCGCGGACGGTGTGGCGGCTGGTTCTGGCGGCACACCAAAAGACCATCGATCTGCTGGAGCTATGGCTACCCATGGCCGGCTTGGACGAGCGCCGCTGCCATGGGAGTCTTAGAGGTATTAATCCGATGTCCGGGAGGAACCAAGAGTGGCCGCTGCGCAAAAAGCACGATCCAAGCCGGCGACGTCGGCGACGGCCACCTGGCGTGACGTAA